The genomic window GATGCACGCCGCCCCTCCGAGTTCAACACGGCACAGTCGTACGTAAGACATCTGCCCATGTTTCACGTAGGAGCAGTATTCGGAATGTTCCGCCTTCATATTGGGTGTCACCAGCTCGGTCGTGTGTTGCCAGGCCGTCTGCTCGAACCCCGAACCTTGCACCTCTTTTCCACCATGCAAACGGCGCCCATTCATCATCCCTTCTCACCTTTTTTCATCTCAATTGCCAGCCACCTCGCACCGCGAACATTGCagtcgcagtcgcagtcgCCATGTCCAACTCGAGATCTATCTGGGTAAGCTACCAGTCCACGCCTGGtgtataaaaataaaataaaataaaatagaACATTCAGCTGACGCCAAGCAAACAAACCAGCCCGTGCTGCTGACGGCGGCGCTGTCGTCGCTGCTGTATTTCCGTGGCCGGGAGCTCCTCATGGTGTACACCAACGCCCCGGGCCGCCTGCCAGAGATCAACACCTTTTCACACCACGAGATCAAGTTTGCCGACCGGGTGAGAAGCTGCGAGGACGTGCTCGTGCTGGAGAGCCGCGGCGTGGCCCTCATGGCCTGCGATGCCGGCCGGGAGCGCTGGAACACGGTCATGGTACGTCGTCGGGCCTTTACAAaggcatcctcatcctcgcttTTGCCTCACTTTTGCCTCGCTGCCCCGGCCCGGCCCTAACGCGCATCAACCCCAACCGCAGGGCATCTTTCTCCCCGACCCAGCCAGTGCCAGCCTCTACGTCTACGACTACAAGGACGCCTCTGCGCCCGACGCCAGCGCGCTCAGACGCGTCGAGGTGGTCGGCTTTGCCGGCGAGGCCGACTTCCACACCCTCGGCATGGCATACGACGAGCAGACGTCGACCCTGTTCGCTGCCAACCACGCCAAGGCTGGTCCCAGGATCGAGCTCTTCAGCCTCGACCTGGACCGCCTCGTGGCCTCGCACGCCGGCACCATCCAGCACCCGCTCATCCACGGGCCCAACTccatcgccctcgccggcagCCGCGAGCTCTACGTCTCCAACGACCACTACTTCCTGGCGAGGCGGTCGAAGCTCCTGGCGCGCGCGGAAACCTTTCTCGCCCTCCCCCTCGGCACCGTCGTCCACCTCCGGCTGTCCGCCGACAAGCCCGGCGGCGTGGACGAGGCCCGCGTcgtcgcccgcgccgcctttgccaacggcgtcgaggtgctcaacgccaccgccgtcgccgtcgcctccaCCACCCGGAGCGCCGTGTACCTGTACGAGCGTCGCGGGGACGGCTCTCTCGCCTACGCGTCGTCTAT from Metarhizium brunneum chromosome 2, complete sequence includes these protein-coding regions:
- the PON2_0 gene encoding Serum paraoxonase/arylesterase 2, whose product is MSNSRSIWPVLLTAALSSLLYFRGRELLMVYTNAPGRLPEINTFSHHEIKFADRVRSCEDVLVLESRGVALMACDAGRERWNTVMGIFLPDPASASLYVYDYKDASAPDASALRRVEVVGFAGEADFHTLGMAYDEQTSTLFAANHAKAGPRIELFSLDLDRLVASHAGTIQHPLIHGPNSIALAGSRELYVSNDHYFLARRSKLLARAETFLALPLGTVVHLRLSADKPGGVDEARVVARAAFANGVEVLNATAVAVASTTRSAVYLYERRGDGSLAYASSIPVPFLPDNLSLHGGKLIIAGHPHFPSLVKFTASRHVCNDAAELARADDAMRAYCEQATATSWVAEWSEAEGLKSLYAGTEYPTSATAARDSKRGVGIISGLYAKGILVWRD